The Raphanus sativus cultivar WK10039 chromosome 2, ASM80110v3, whole genome shotgun sequence DNA segment GCCAGAAAAGCTGTATTATTCCAACAAAAATGTCCAATAGGGACCAAAGCATCTTTAGCTTTTCCTACAAAAGCTTCTTTAGTAGAAGGAATATAAAGTCTTCCCCAGAATCACTCCAAAGGAAAGGTGTTCAATCACGGTACCGACTCTTTACAGGATTGGTATCAGGATGAAACAGTCACAACATTCTTTAACTCATTCTTGTTGAAGATGTTTGCTGTTGTTGTTCTCTAAGCATTCCTCTAACCATGCAAAGATCCATTATGAATCAACATAGCAGCAACAACTTACAGGATGTAGATTTGGTAATGTGATGAGTGGACTTACTACCTGTTAAAATCTATTATAGGATCTTTGAATAGGCAGGCAAGGAGCTTTTTTTTACCGCTTCTGAGCTTTCCTTCTCCTGGACTGTGCCTTCTGCCATTTCTTCCTAGGCACTAGTTTACTCTTGGGCTTCAACTTTATCTCAGGCGTGAATTTGAAGTTTGGATCTCTCATGCGAGTTTGTATATCCTTGAAGAACTGCATGTTCAACCTCTTGGGTCCACCTTTTCTCAGCTCCTCATATTCAGGCCCTGAGATGATGTTCTCAAACGCTCCAATCAAAATGTCGACATCACTCATCACTTCCCACACGTTTGTGTAACGCCCGTCAGGCCCTTTGTTAAGCTTCTTCAACGCGTTCTCAACGGCAAGCTTCCTCGCCTGTTTACCAGGTGAAAGCTCCTCAGGCTCGTTTTCGGATTTCAACAGCTCAGAGATTGTCCTGTACTTTGGTTTCTCCTCGAACTCAAACAGCTTGTCCAAGTACTTATCAGATGCTTCGTTCGGGTGCGGTTCTGTCGGAATATCGTCGTCGTCATCACCTTCGTCGCCGGTCCATAACGTTTTCTCCTCATCGCTTCCAGACCAAACGCTGTATAACTCGTCACTATCGTCTGCATCGATTAGATCAGAGGTGGCTTTAGCTTGTTGCCTAGCTTTCTTAACCTCTTTCTCAAGTCCTTTATCATCGCTTTCGTCTTCACTTCCTGACCATAGagtgtcatcatcatcatcatccttcaTATCTTTCTCCCATGCTTTTTCTAAAATCAGCATCACCAGGTTTCACATTACTACCAAAGAGATTGTAGTCTTTACGACCTCCACTTGCGTATGATCGAGTTGCTGCAAGAGAATAAAACAACTAAGATTAACTAAACCATTCTCAAAGGATTATGCTGCAATCGTTATTTAGAGATGATTATGCAACCGTTGATGTTAGGTCATATCTTAGGACTAAGGTTCCTTCCTTCCTACCACAGTGTTTCAGAGTTAAATCATATtccaacagaaaaaaaaagaagaaaactttaAAAGAGCCGTGAACAAGTAAGCTCTATTTCTCTCTCAGCGGCATTTCAACAAACACCTTGTCTACTACTAAATCTAAAGACACGAGAGATACGAACAGAGAGTCGAAGAATGAAACCTTGTCGTAAGTTGTGGCCGCGAGATGCCCAGTTCTGAGCAGAGTTAGGCGCCGGACTCGAAAGGAAGCGACTTTGTGAtctacaaatttaaaaaaataagcaaaaaatCCGTCAGCTTCGATTTTATATGGGTTTTTGATTGAAAGGGAGATTTTGTTGTCGCTCTATTGAGTTACACTCTCAGACTGGAACCCAACCTTTTGGCTATGATAGAGAACAGAGGAGAGATTCTTCGCAGGAACATCCTATCTTCTCTTTAACAGTCGACggcttttttctcttttggaCAACCTTTAGTCACTTAACGAAATACTGGTAACTAACACATGTTTTGTTAACTAAAATATGACAAAGAGTGCCAAGCTAAATTTCGAACTTGGCACCTTACAGACATTAGTAATTGACTAAACCTATGTATTTTAATCTTATCTGAATTGGTTTCCAGTTAAATTTaccagaaaaaaattaaaaaaaaattgattacttaattttgtattttacagTATATTATTATCCCATATGCagtttcatttatataataatgttgAATTGAGACTATTTGATTTCGGTCGGGTGATTCGGATTTTCGGATTTTcgatattattttaattttcataagtCCCATTCAGGTTTTACTAATTATTGTCGATTTGGATCGAATGTAACCAAAGTCTAAAATCgtctaaaatatattctttaaacttcaaaaattgacaaatttgtttttcaaaatatataaattatttacaaatttaattaaaaattacttaaactatctaaattaactaaaaagtagtcaaaatgacaaataaaataaactacaagaatattttgaatactttaaaatatataaatcaccttaacatatataaaaacattaatatatttaactaatttcagATATCTTCAGATCTTAGTttggatttcggttcggttaaGGTTATAACCAAACTCCAAGTACTAGGTTCATAagttccattcagatatttttgtataacatTTTAGATCCGATTTCGGATTTTCCGGTTCGGGTTTAGATAGGTATTCCGAGTTGAGTTAAAGATGCTTAGGCCTAATTTTGTATCACCCGCCTTTTTGTTTACATAATGATCTTGATTTTATTTGAGAATTAGCTAGGGTTTCATGATGTCTACCTATGTAAACCGACTATATATGGCTAGTGGCGGAGCCACATCAATAGCATGTGGAACAGTTGACCTATAtacatttatgaaaaaaattgtttacacgtatatatatatctttgaaaattttgaaaatagtgTAAAATTTTCATTGATATATGTTAACTATGGACTGATCTCCTTGACAAAATTTCTAGCTCTGTCACTGTA contains these protein-coding regions:
- the LOC108836652 gene encoding LOW QUALITY PROTEIN: uncharacterized protein LOC108836652 (The sequence of the model RefSeq protein was modified relative to this genomic sequence to represent the inferred CDS: deleted 1 base in 1 codon) is translated as MFLRRISPLFSIIAKRSQSRFLSSPAPNSAQNWASRGHNLRQATRSYASGGRKDYNLFGSNVKPGDADFRKSWEKDMKDDDDDDTLWSGSEDESDDKGLEKEVKKARQQAKATSDLIDADDSDELYSVWSGSDEEKTLWTGDEGDDDDDIPTEPHPNEASDKYLDKLFEFEEKPKYRTISELLKSENEPEELSPGKQARKLAVENALKKLNKGPDGRYTNVWEVMSDVDILIGAFENIISGPEYEELRKGGPKRLNMQFFKDIQTRMRDPNFKFTPEIKLKPKSKLVPRKKWQKAQSRRRKAQKR